From Caminibacter mediatlanticus TB-2, the proteins below share one genomic window:
- the trpS gene encoding tryptophan--tRNA ligase yields MRVVSGMRPTGKLHLGHYIGVIKNWKNLQDNYQCMFFVADWHALSTKYDEGLNLKELSIELIKEWIACGIDPQKATLFIQSAIKEHAELYLIFNMITPISWLERNPTYKDAMNQPEYKKKNNAGFLTYPVLQTADIVIYDADLVPIGEDQKPHLELAREIVRHFHYIYKMEIFKEPKEILTEVARLPGLDGRKMSKSYNNAIYLDETSDEIWQKVRMAKTDPARIKKTDPGHPEVCIVFDYHKAFSSEEEVKEIEEACKNGTIGCVECKKRCAKNIEKIIAPIRDKKASLQNDEILDIIKEGNKKAKSLAEKKMKEVNKVIF; encoded by the coding sequence TTGAGAGTAGTAAGTGGAATGAGGCCAACAGGAAAACTTCATCTTGGCCATTATATTGGAGTTATTAAAAATTGGAAAAACTTGCAAGATAATTATCAGTGTATGTTTTTTGTAGCTGATTGGCATGCATTATCTACTAAATATGATGAAGGTTTGAATTTAAAGGAATTAAGCATAGAACTTATAAAAGAATGGATTGCCTGTGGGATTGACCCACAAAAGGCTACTCTTTTTATTCAAAGTGCCATAAAAGAACATGCTGAACTTTATTTAATATTTAATATGATAACACCTATAAGTTGGCTTGAGCGAAATCCAACTTATAAAGATGCAATGAATCAGCCTGAATATAAAAAGAAAAATAATGCAGGATTTTTAACTTATCCTGTTTTACAAACGGCTGATATAGTTATTTATGATGCAGATTTAGTGCCAATTGGAGAAGACCAAAAGCCACATCTTGAACTTGCAAGGGAGATTGTAAGACATTTTCATTATATTTATAAAATGGAAATTTTTAAAGAACCAAAAGAAATTTTAACAGAAGTTGCAAGACTCCCAGGTCTTGATGGAAGGAAAATGTCTAAGAGTTATAATAATGCTATTTATCTTGATGAAACTTCTGATGAGATTTGGCAAAAAGTAAGAATGGCAAAAACAGACCCAGCAAGAATAAAAAAAACAGACCCAGGTCATCCAGAAGTATGTATAGTTTTTGATTATCATAAAGCTTTTTCAAGTGAAGAAGAAGTTAAAGAAATTGAAGAAGCTTGTAAAAATGGAACAATAGGATGTGTTGAATGTAAAAAAAGGTGCGCTAAAAATATTGAAAAAATAATAGCCCCAATTAGAGATAAAAAAGCTTCATTACAAAATGATGAAATTTTAGATATAATAAAAGAAGGAAATAAAAAGGCTAAAAGTTTAGCTGAGAAAAAAATGAAAGAGGTTAATAAAGTAATCTTTTAA
- a CDS encoding MotE family protein — MKIKLAFLIPVFLFAVDNQKLLDCYEIFQQKKAELEAEAEKILEQKEALEALKNTYMALIKKKEEKLKIKEKEINATLQKIENEKKEIQKLVEEYQKLLEEIKKAKLDKVTQSFAKMRPKNAAEILSNMPEEDALKILQKLQPKIIAKIFSKMDPTIAAKLSEKLIKLKAKNVSTSNP; from the coding sequence TTGAAAATTAAATTAGCTTTTTTGATTCCTGTTTTTCTTTTTGCAGTAGATAATCAAAAACTTCTTGATTGTTATGAAATTTTTCAACAAAAAAAAGCAGAACTTGAAGCAGAAGCTGAGAAAATTCTTGAACAAAAAGAAGCATTAGAAGCACTAAAAAATACATATATGGCTTTAATTAAGAAAAAAGAAGAGAAACTTAAAATAAAAGAGAAAGAGATAAATGCTACTTTGCAAAAAATTGAAAATGAAAAAAAAGAGATTCAAAAATTAGTTGAAGAGTATCAAAAATTACTTGAAGAGATAAAAAAAGCAAAACTTGATAAAGTTACCCAATCTTTTGCAAAAATGAGGCCAAAAAATGCTGCTGAAATTCTTTCGAATATGCCAGAAGAAGATGCATTAAAAATATTGCAAAAACTTCAACCAAAAATAATTGCAAAAATTTTTTCAAAAATGGACCCTACAATTGCTGCAAAACTTAGTGAAAAACTAATAAAATTAAAGGCTAAAAATGTTAGCACAAGTAATCCTTAA
- a CDS encoding 2-isopropylmalate synthase, whose amino-acid sequence MEMVKIFDTTLRDGEQSPGASMTIEEKIKVAKQLEKLRVDIIEAGFAAASPGDFEAINNIAKEVSSSTICSLARAVEKDIEAAAKAIDPAPLKRIHTFIATSPIHMQYKLKMTPDEVINRAVKAVEYARSFVDDVEFSCEDAGRSEMSFLKEIIDAVIKAGAKTINIPDTVGYRFPTEIGEMIKELTQTFPNVTFSVHCHNDLGLATANSLYAVLNGARQVECTINGLGERAGNAALEEIVMAIKVRRDLFKQIDTRINTKEIYPTSRLVASITGIEPQPNKAIVGRNAFAHESGIHQDGVLKHKETYEIMSAEDIGLDVKDTIVLGKHSGRHALRKKLESLGFEVSEDELNEIFTKFKKLADKKKEIYDEDILAIMYDSTDKTPKVYELVSLQLSDCSDGLPSAAAKIRYEDKEFIDAAVGEGTIDAVFKVIDRISGISGKLMDYKVEAVSEGKDALAKVMVKVIFDENKPAVMGHGLSIDTMLASARAYINALNNYVHMKDLLGKKISYKDSI is encoded by the coding sequence ATGGAGATGGTAAAAATATTTGATACTACTTTAAGAGATGGAGAACAAAGTCCAGGTGCTTCTATGACAATAGAAGAAAAAATAAAAGTTGCAAAACAACTTGAAAAATTAAGAGTAGATATTATCGAAGCAGGTTTTGCAGCAGCATCTCCAGGAGACTTTGAAGCAATTAATAATATTGCAAAAGAAGTTAGTAGTTCTACAATTTGTTCATTAGCAAGAGCAGTTGAGAAGGATATTGAAGCTGCTGCAAAAGCAATAGACCCAGCACCTCTTAAAAGAATTCACACTTTCATTGCAACGAGTCCTATTCATATGCAGTATAAACTTAAAATGACACCAGATGAAGTTATAAATAGAGCAGTAAAAGCAGTTGAATATGCAAGAAGTTTTGTTGATGATGTTGAATTTAGTTGTGAGGATGCTGGAAGAAGTGAAATGAGCTTTTTAAAAGAGATAATTGATGCGGTAATTAAAGCAGGAGCAAAAACTATAAATATACCAGATACAGTTGGATATAGATTCCCAACGGAAATTGGTGAAATGATAAAAGAATTAACACAAACTTTTCCTAATGTAACATTCTCGGTTCATTGCCATAATGATTTAGGGCTTGCAACTGCTAACTCATTATATGCAGTTTTAAATGGTGCAAGACAAGTTGAATGTACTATAAATGGGCTTGGGGAGAGAGCTGGTAATGCAGCATTAGAAGAGATTGTAATGGCTATAAAAGTTAGAAGAGATTTATTTAAGCAAATTGATACCAGAATTAATACAAAAGAAATTTATCCAACAAGTAGACTTGTTGCATCAATTACAGGAATAGAGCCACAACCAAATAAAGCAATTGTTGGAAGAAATGCATTTGCACATGAGAGTGGGATTCATCAAGATGGAGTATTAAAACACAAAGAAACTTATGAAATAATGAGTGCTGAGGATATTGGACTTGATGTAAAAGATACAATTGTTCTTGGAAAACATAGCGGAAGACATGCTTTAAGAAAAAAACTTGAATCTCTTGGATTTGAAGTTAGCGAAGATGAGTTAAATGAAATTTTTACTAAGTTCAAAAAGTTAGCTGATAAGAAAAAAGAGATTTATGATGAAGATATTTTAGCAATAATGTATGATTCAACTGATAAAACACCAAAAGTTTATGAATTAGTTTCTCTTCAACTTAGTGATTGTAGTGATGGACTTCCAAGTGCTGCTGCAAAAATCAGATATGAAGATAAAGAGTTTATAGATGCGGCAGTAGGAGAGGGGACAATTGATGCAGTATTTAAAGTAATTGATAGAATTAGTGGAATTAGTGGAAAGCTTATGGATTATAAAGTAGAAGCAGTGAGTGAAGGTAAAGATGCATTAGCAAAAGTAATGGTTAAAGTTATATTTGATGAGAATAAACCAGCTGTTATGGGACATGGACTTAGTATTGATACTATGCTTGCAAGTGCGAGGGCATATATAAATGCACTTAATAATTATGTTCATATGAAAGATTTATTAGGTAAAAAAATTAGCTATAAAGATAGTATATAA
- the der gene encoding ribosome biogenesis GTPase Der produces the protein MIKVAILGKPNVGKSSFFNRIIRERDAIVSEKAGTTRDIKKRVVSLDDDLEEIILIDTGGLEERDELFNKVKEKAFEVAKEADLILYMVDGRTIPDEEEIKYFRKLQKLNKPLILVVNKVDNDKLMEGVYDFYSLGADEVFPISIAHNRGVGKLIERIKEFVPKKQKIIEATSIEEDIPLEELFSDEEDENLEELKEIKVAIVGRVNVGKSSLLNALVGSERAIVSDIDGTTIDPIDETIYFNGYHITFVDTAGIRRRSKIKDIEKYALMRTEKVLEEADVAILVLDAQNGIVELDEKIGGLIQKHKNACIIVANKWDEAKMDYKKFESEVRDRFKYLYYSPFMVVSAKTKRNIDKLKEKIVYVYGNYTKRIPTSKLNEWIKEATERHHLPTDIRGREIKIYYATQFAIKPPTIALIMNKPKLHFSYERYLINFLRQKDDFTGTPIILIPREKGKKDEKN, from the coding sequence TTGATAAAAGTGGCAATACTTGGTAAGCCAAATGTAGGAAAAAGTAGTTTTTTTAATAGAATTATAAGAGAGCGTGATGCAATTGTAAGTGAAAAAGCAGGGACTACTCGTGATATAAAAAAAAGAGTAGTCTCATTAGATGATGATTTAGAAGAAATTATTTTAATTGATACAGGTGGACTTGAAGAGAGAGATGAATTATTTAATAAAGTAAAAGAAAAAGCTTTTGAAGTAGCAAAAGAAGCTGATTTGATTTTATATATGGTAGATGGAAGAACAATCCCAGATGAGGAAGAGATAAAATATTTTAGAAAACTTCAAAAGTTGAATAAGCCTTTAATTTTAGTTGTTAATAAAGTTGATAACGATAAATTAATGGAAGGTGTATACGACTTTTACTCACTTGGTGCAGATGAAGTCTTTCCTATTTCAATTGCTCATAATAGAGGAGTTGGAAAGTTAATTGAGAGAATTAAAGAATTTGTACCTAAGAAACAAAAGATTATTGAGGCTACCTCAATTGAAGAGGATATTCCTCTTGAAGAGTTATTTAGTGATGAAGAAGATGAAAATTTAGAAGAGCTTAAAGAGATAAAAGTAGCAATTGTAGGAAGAGTAAATGTTGGAAAAAGCTCCCTTCTTAATGCATTAGTAGGAAGTGAAAGAGCAATTGTAAGTGATATAGATGGCACTACAATTGACCCTATTGATGAAACTATTTATTTTAATGGATATCACATAACTTTTGTAGATACAGCAGGAATTAGAAGAAGAAGTAAAATTAAAGATATCGAAAAATATGCTTTAATGAGAACTGAGAAAGTTTTGGAAGAAGCAGATGTTGCTATTTTAGTCCTTGATGCACAAAACGGAATAGTTGAGCTTGATGAAAAAATTGGAGGTCTTATACAAAAACATAAAAATGCTTGTATAATTGTTGCTAATAAGTGGGATGAAGCAAAAATGGATTATAAGAAGTTTGAGAGTGAAGTTAGAGATAGATTTAAATATCTTTATTATTCTCCTTTTATGGTAGTTAGTGCTAAAACTAAAAGAAATATTGATAAATTAAAAGAAAAAATAGTTTACGTATATGGAAATTATACAAAAAGAATTCCAACTTCAAAACTTAATGAATGGATAAAAGAAGCAACTGAGAGACATCATCTTCCAACTGATATAAGAGGAAGAGAAATTAAAATTTATTATGCTACTCAATTTGCAATAAAACCTCCTACGATTGCATTAATTATGAATAAACCAAAGCTTCACTTTTCATATGAAAGATATTTAATTAACTTTTTACGACAAAAAGACGATTTTACTGGGACACCTATTATATTAATTCCAAGAGAGAAAGGTAAAAAAGATGAAAAAAATTAG
- a CDS encoding phosphatidylserine decarboxylase: MNPSRLLSKIVIKIAHTPFPKPIQCLINKLYVKIYEIDMSEYIPEDPCEYKTLNELFIRQKKYIEFYEDEDIVVSPSDSEIIADGEIEEGYVYQIKGKKYKIEELIPYETKLNGGYFINLYLSPKDYHRFHVPIDLEIVKATYIPGELMPVKPSFLEKEIVFPKNKRIVLRCKDKKDRYFYFVAVGAMIVGKIYLNFDERLQKDYNEITTFEYKEPIKLKKGDELGRFEFGSSILLFFGPEHFKYLNQKEFVEVGDILGEIY; encoded by the coding sequence ATGAACCCCTCCCGTTTGCTTTCAAAAATAGTAATAAAAATTGCACACACACCTTTTCCAAAGCCAATTCAATGTTTAATAAATAAGCTGTATGTAAAAATTTATGAGATTGATATGAGCGAATATATTCCAGAAGACCCTTGTGAATATAAAACATTAAATGAATTATTTATAAGACAAAAAAAATATATTGAGTTTTATGAAGATGAAGATATAGTTGTAAGTCCAAGTGACTCAGAGATTATTGCAGATGGTGAAATAGAGGAAGGATATGTATATCAAATTAAAGGTAAAAAATATAAAATAGAAGAACTTATCCCTTATGAAACAAAATTAAATGGAGGATATTTTATAAATCTTTATCTATCACCAAAAGATTATCATAGATTTCATGTACCAATTGATTTAGAAATTGTAAAAGCAACTTATATTCCAGGTGAACTTATGCCTGTAAAACCTTCATTTTTAGAAAAAGAGATAGTGTTTCCTAAAAATAAAAGAATAGTATTAAGATGTAAAGATAAAAAAGATAGATATTTTTATTTTGTAGCAGTTGGGGCTATGATTGTTGGAAAAATTTATCTTAATTTTGATGAAAGGCTTCAAAAAGATTATAATGAAATAACTACTTTTGAGTATAAAGAGCCAATTAAATTAAAAAAAGGTGATGAGCTTGGAAGATTTGAATTTGGAAGTAGTATTTTGCTTTTCTTTGGGCCTGAGCATTTTAAATATTTAAATCAAAAAGAGTTTGTAGAAGTTGGAGATATTCTTGGAGAAATATATTAA
- a CDS encoding phosphatidylserine decarboxylase, whose protein sequence is MMKKTEIILKEGYPYIAISGVLFLVSLLFKFPTILQLLFFVIFVFFVYFFRNPARIPEDDSENAIISPSDGTIIEIKESISPITNKNSIKISIRLSLFDVHIQRSPIKGEMSAREYIHGMFLSLNSNKASELNEQNRVLFENEKNQIVVNQIAGFITRRIIMFRDLGPIKLGERYGMITFGSQVDVYLPKNITLKVSEFQKVKAGESLIGYINEAN, encoded by the coding sequence ATGATGAAAAAAACGGAAATAATTCTTAAAGAAGGTTATCCTTATATTGCTATTAGTGGAGTTTTATTTTTAGTATCTCTTTTATTTAAATTTCCAACGATTTTGCAACTTCTTTTTTTTGTTATTTTTGTATTTTTTGTTTACTTTTTTAGAAATCCTGCAAGAATTCCAGAAGATGATAGTGAAAATGCAATAATTTCTCCAAGTGATGGAACTATTATTGAAATAAAAGAATCAATATCTCCTATTACGAATAAAAATAGCATAAAAATTTCAATTAGACTTTCATTATTCGATGTGCATATCCAACGCTCGCCTATAAAAGGAGAGATGAGTGCAAGAGAGTATATTCATGGAATGTTTTTATCTTTAAATTCTAATAAAGCAAGTGAATTAAATGAACAAAATAGAGTTTTATTTGAAAATGAAAAAAATCAAATTGTTGTAAATCAAATAGCTGGATTTATTACAAGAAGAATAATAATGTTTAGAGATTTAGGGCCTATAAAACTTGGTGAAAGATATGGAATGATTACTTTTGGAAGTCAGGTTGATGTTTATTTACCTAAAAATATTACTTTAAAAGTTAGTGAGTTTCAAAAAGTAAAAGCAGGTGAGAGTTTAATAGGATATATTAATGAAGCAAATTAA
- a CDS encoding GGDEF domain-containing protein, whose product MIKNIFNIILLIFTTFVIFSFFQTVFLFSKQKDITNKIINQYQYQYFINEKYNYLDTIIKAVEAQYQKLLKEYKFSTLRCLQNKTNEIKNILDTLNKLKYKKVSLFLLDYLQKIKKVQIDILNLNYKVIASNNLNNINKKLNKPPCNFLQNKECLINKNNTTILITYYPQYNLIIKTQINKIVKINEIKTSIIQTLKNLPNIIIYDHNKLIKGHFNKDYFYIFEEFKPLKIFIGIGINYSELEKLNRKINIEINNIIYKTILKFIFIYILIIIIFYILIFSYLKSKLKILDKNLQKLKEKTVYDKLTSLLNREGFEELFKEKNYKYFMLIDLDNFKYINDTFGHDIGDEVLKEFAWQLKKHFKEDLIGRWGGDEFIIATNKQKEEITQHFKDINKKLKEIQLKFDKNPQKILSTSVGVATNINFPLEELFKNADLALYKVKKTKKGKVLFFKDIDYIKIEKDDLK is encoded by the coding sequence ATGATAAAAAATATATTCAATATAATTTTATTAATTTTCACTACATTTGTTATTTTCTCTTTTTTCCAAACAGTTTTTTTATTTTCAAAACAAAAAGACATAACAAATAAAATTATTAATCAATATCAATACCAATACTTTATAAATGAAAAATATAACTACTTAGATACTATAATAAAAGCTGTTGAAGCACAATATCAAAAACTATTAAAAGAGTATAAGTTTTCTACTTTAAGATGCTTACAAAATAAAACAAATGAAATCAAAAATATTTTAGATACATTAAATAAATTAAAATACAAAAAAGTTAGTTTGTTTTTATTAGACTATTTGCAAAAAATAAAAAAAGTGCAAATAGATATATTAAATTTAAATTATAAAGTTATAGCTTCAAATAACCTTAATAATATAAATAAAAAATTAAACAAACCCCCTTGTAATTTTTTACAAAATAAAGAATGTTTAATCAATAAAAATAATACCACTATTTTGATAACATATTATCCTCAATATAACCTAATAATTAAAACACAAATAAATAAAATTGTTAAAATAAACGAAATAAAAACATCAATTATTCAAACTTTAAAAAACCTCCCAAATATTATAATTTATGACCATAATAAGTTAATTAAAGGTCATTTTAATAAAGATTATTTTTATATTTTTGAAGAATTTAAGCCCCTAAAAATTTTTATAGGAATTGGAATAAATTATTCTGAACTTGAAAAGCTAAATCGAAAAATAAATATTGAAATAAATAATATAATTTATAAAACCATATTAAAATTTATTTTCATTTATATTTTAATTATTATAATTTTTTATATATTAATATTCTCATATTTAAAATCAAAACTTAAAATATTAGATAAAAATTTACAAAAATTGAAAGAAAAAACAGTATATGATAAATTAACATCTCTTTTAAATAGAGAAGGCTTTGAAGAGTTATTTAAAGAAAAAAATTATAAATATTTTATGTTAATAGACTTAGATAATTTTAAATATATAAATGATACTTTTGGACATGATATAGGAGATGAAGTTTTAAAAGAATTTGCATGGCAACTTAAAAAACATTTTAAAGAAGATTTAATAGGTAGATGGGGAGGAGATGAATTTATTATTGCTACTAATAAACAAAAAGAAGAAATAACTCAACATTTTAAAGATATAAATAAAAAATTAAAAGAGATTCAATTAAAATTTGATAAAAATCCACAAAAAATTTTATCCACAAGTGTAGGTGTAGCTACAAATATTAACTTTCCATTAGAAGAGTTATTTAAAAACGCAGATTTAGCATTATATAAAGTTAAAAAAACTAAAAAAGGGAAAGTACTATTTTTTAAAGATATTGATTATATTAAAATAGAAAAAGATGATTTAAAATAA
- the purM gene encoding phosphoribosylformylglycinamidine cyclo-ligase, whose translation MKVSYKDAGVDIDAGNSLVEKIKPVVRETFNENVVGGIGSFAGAFRMPKGYKNPVLLSATDGVGTKLKLAIDSKKFDTVGIDLVAMCVNDLICNFGEPLFFLDYYATGKLDVEVASEVIKGIAKGCKEAECALIGGETAEMPGMYKEGDLDLAGFAVGIGEEDELNPKVKEGDVLIALPSSGIHSNGYSLVRKLFFEKLNMKFDDEINGEKLIDILLTPTRIYVKDFKRLKPFINALAHITGGGIVENFPRVLPNNLEAIVYKEKIKVLPIFEFMSKYVDEEEMFRTFNMGVGMILAVSEDNVDKVLQNSDGYIIGEIIKGKKGVTLR comes from the coding sequence ATGAAAGTAAGTTATAAAGATGCTGGTGTAGATATTGATGCTGGGAATAGTTTAGTAGAAAAGATTAAGCCTGTTGTAAGAGAAACTTTTAATGAAAATGTAGTTGGAGGAATTGGAAGTTTCGCAGGGGCATTTAGGATGCCAAAAGGGTATAAAAATCCAGTTTTACTCTCAGCAACTGATGGAGTTGGGACTAAATTAAAACTTGCAATTGATTCTAAAAAATTTGATACAGTAGGAATTGATTTAGTTGCAATGTGTGTAAATGATTTGATTTGTAATTTTGGTGAGCCACTTTTTTTCTTAGATTACTATGCGACAGGAAAACTTGATGTAGAAGTAGCAAGTGAAGTTATAAAAGGTATTGCAAAAGGTTGTAAGGAAGCTGAATGTGCTTTAATTGGTGGTGAAACTGCTGAAATGCCTGGAATGTATAAAGAAGGTGATTTAGATTTAGCAGGTTTTGCTGTTGGAATTGGAGAAGAAGATGAATTAAATCCAAAAGTAAAAGAAGGAGATGTTTTAATAGCCCTTCCAAGTAGTGGAATTCACTCAAACGGATACTCTCTTGTTAGAAAACTCTTTTTTGAAAAATTAAATATGAAATTTGACGATGAAATTAATGGAGAGAAATTAATAGATATTTTACTAACTCCTACAAGAATTTATGTAAAAGATTTTAAAAGATTAAAGCCTTTTATAAATGCATTAGCTCATATTACAGGTGGAGGAATTGTAGAAAATTTTCCAAGAGTATTGCCTAATAATTTAGAAGCGATAGTTTATAAAGAAAAAATAAAAGTACTTCCAATTTTTGAATTTATGAGCAAATATGTAGATGAAGAAGAAATGTTTAGGACATTTAATATGGGTGTTGGTATGATTTTAGCTGTAAGTGAGGATAATGTTGATAAAGTTTTACAAAATAGTGATGGTTATATTATTGGAGAGATAATAAAAGGTAAAAAAGGAGTAACATTACGATGA
- a CDS encoding phosphoribosylaminoimidazole synthetase, whose amino-acid sequence MKAKKLWCAERVQRLMMSLFLLLILVLLAKGYSTLGLGLLAFMSIMLFIHFIFDFCPSTVILNKIFGSCFCECKDEE is encoded by the coding sequence TTGAAGGCAAAAAAATTATGGTGTGCTGAGAGAGTTCAAAGATTAATGATGAGTTTGTTTTTACTTTTAATATTAGTATTACTTGCAAAGGGTTATTCAACACTTGGGCTTGGACTTTTAGCATTTATGTCAATTATGCTTTTTATCCATTTTATATTTGACTTTTGTCCATCAACTGTGATTTTAAATAAAATTTTTGGAAGTTGTTTTTGTGAATGTAAGGATGAAGAATGA
- a CDS encoding TIGR04219 family outer membrane beta-barrel protein, which yields MKKISLALCLAGLFTFASADIFSVSAGYGIQEQKIGGYIQNGDNKNYFGEKSVNPTDPYTGYLGLKNKKHPYFWVKLIHPIPVIPNMKFQYTKYETSGHSNYISGNVSLFGKTRITYVITDADTYMSINSYDASLFYEFKPAIADIEIGAGVDYWKLKFSVYDNVNKRYAVNYSGSIPLPYVYGNIETMKFFNFSLIGNAKIAKLGDNHHYDYLGALKYTIDIPGPINPFIKVGYKYKELFYKDGTDETKLSFKGAFAELGVKF from the coding sequence ATGAAAAAAATTAGTTTAGCATTGTGTTTAGCAGGTCTTTTTACATTTGCAAGTGCTGATATATTTAGTGTTAGTGCAGGATATGGTATTCAAGAACAAAAAATTGGTGGTTATATTCAAAATGGGGATAATAAAAACTATTTTGGTGAAAAAAGTGTTAATCCTACTGACCCATATACAGGTTATTTAGGATTAAAGAATAAAAAACATCCATATTTTTGGGTAAAATTAATTCATCCAATTCCTGTAATCCCAAATATGAAATTCCAATATACAAAATATGAAACATCAGGTCATAGTAACTATATTTCAGGAAATGTATCACTTTTTGGTAAAACAAGAATTACTTATGTAATTACAGATGCTGATACTTATATGTCAATTAATTCATATGATGCATCACTTTTTTATGAATTTAAACCAGCAATAGCTGATATTGAAATAGGGGCTGGTGTTGATTATTGGAAGTTGAAATTTAGTGTATATGATAATGTAAATAAAAGATATGCAGTAAATTATTCAGGTTCTATTCCATTACCTTATGTATATGGAAATATTGAGACAATGAAATTTTTTAATTTTTCTTTAATAGGCAATGCTAAAATTGCTAAACTTGGAGATAATCATCATTATGACTATTTAGGAGCTCTAAAATATACTATTGATATCCCAGGGCCAATTAATCCTTTTATTAAAGTAGGTTATAAATATAAAGAGTTATTTTACAAAGATGGTACAGATGAAACTAAACTAAGTTTTAAAGGGGCATTTGCAGAATTAGGAGTTAAGTTTTGA
- the pssA gene encoding CDP-diacylglycerol--serine O-phosphatidyltransferase — protein MKQINLAYLLPNFFTALSAFFGVMSIIASSQGKFEKAFIYIILSLIADGLDGRIARITNTTSKFGVEFDSLADMVAFGVAPAMMLFFAIGEKFGKFGALISGIYVVFGAIRLARFNVTTGDIDPKYFIGLPIPTAAVVLSSWIMLDVKYRGNFDILILLGGFFLAFLMVSNFRYPSFKKINFNKNVAMKVLVFIIFIASLIYLYPIESIAIILTLYVLYGFIRGLINYLKVLKVTKR, from the coding sequence ATGAAGCAAATTAATTTAGCATATTTACTTCCTAATTTTTTTACAGCTTTAAGTGCATTTTTTGGAGTGATGAGTATTATTGCTTCTTCACAAGGAAAATTTGAAAAAGCATTTATTTATATAATTTTATCTTTAATTGCAGATGGTCTTGATGGAAGAATAGCAAGAATTACAAATACAACTTCAAAATTTGGAGTAGAATTTGATAGTTTAGCTGATATGGTTGCTTTTGGAGTAGCTCCAGCTATGATGTTATTTTTTGCAATCGGTGAAAAGTTTGGCAAGTTTGGTGCGTTAATTAGTGGTATTTATGTAGTGTTTGGCGCAATAAGACTTGCAAGATTTAATGTTACTACTGGTGATATTGACCCAAAATACTTTATTGGACTTCCAATACCAACCGCAGCGGTTGTTTTAAGCAGTTGGATAATGCTTGATGTAAAATATAGAGGAAATTTTGATATTTTAATTTTACTTGGGGGGTTTTTTTTGGCATTTTTAATGGTAAGTAATTTTAGATATCCAAGTTTTAAAAAAATAAACTTTAATAAAAATGTTGCAATGAAGGTATTAGTTTTTATTATTTTTATTGCTTCACTTATTTATTTGTATCCTATTGAATCAATTGCTATAATTTTAACATTATATGTCTTGTATGGGTTTATAAGAGGTTTGATAAATTATCTAAAAGTACTAAAAGTTACTAAAAGATAA